The Gemmatimonadota bacterium DH-78 region ACCAGGGCATCACGACGGCGGTGCTGGGCACCGATGGTCTCGGGCGCCACGACGTGGCGCGGCAGCTCGAAGGCTGGGCGGCCGCCGGCATCGGGGTGAACGCCCTCGCGTTCGCGGGTCATGCGCGGATCCGCGGCGCGGTGCTCGGCGACGAGGATCGCGCTCCGACCCCCGCCGAGGTCGACTCCATGAGGACCCTGATGAGAAGGGCGATGGAAGAGGGGGCGCTGGGTCTGTCGACCGATCTGTTTCGCCCCCCCGGCTCCCGAGCCGCCCTCGACGAAGTGGTGGAGTTGGCGTTGGCCGCGGGGGAATGGCCGGGCGCCATCTACGACGCGCGCCACGGGGCCGCGGACGACGCCCTGGAGGGTGTCGAGTTCGAAGCCACCGTCGAACAGGCGATCCGCATCGGGGAGGAGAGCGGCCTCCGCGTGATCTTCTCGCACTTCGAGCCGTGGGGCCGCGCGGAGACGGGGATCCGGACGATCGAAGCCGCACGACTTCGCGGCGTCGAGGTGGCGGCGGCATGGGCGGGATACGGACCCCGTCCGGGAGAGGGACTCCCGCCGGACGACGACGAGCTGGTCGCTCTTCCCTGGATCATGACGGCCACCGACGGGGACGGCCACGGGGCCTTCCCCCGGAAGATGCGCCTCTTCGCGCTCGACGGCGCCGAGGTGTCGGTGCCCTTCGCGGTGCGCAGCATGTCGGGGCTGGCGGCCGATTTCCTGCGACTGCCCGACCGCGGCTACATCCGCCCGGGCATGTGGGCCGACATCGCGGTGCTCGACCTCGATCGCTACCGCTCCACCGCCACGAACGACGACCCGCGGGAGTACGCCACGGGGGTGAATCACCTGCTGGTCAACGGGGCCTTCGCCATTCGCGACGGCGACTACCTCGATGGCACCCTCGGCATGCCGTTGCGCCGGGACGGCAGCCCGGTGTCGCGCGACTGAGCTGCGCGGCCCCCGCGCTCACACCCGACGGAGTCGGCCTGCCCCCTGGGTGAGGTCGGCCAGGGCGCGCTCGAAGGCCGCGAATCGGATCTCGGGCAGGTCGACCACGTAGCGCACCTCGCCCCCGTAGCGCTCCTCCACCTGCACCCCGTCCATGGCGTCGAGCAGACGCTGAAGCGCATCGACGTGGGCGTATCCGACCACGATCTCCACCCGGGCGCGCTCGATCTTCGACTCCACCTCGAGTTCGGCCAGCGCCGCCTTCACCCCGCCCGAGTACGCCCTGGAGAGCCCTCCGGTGCCCAGCTTGGTGCCCCCGTACCAACGCACCGACACCGCGGCGATCTCCCCCACCCCGGAGTGCAGCAGAGTGGTCAGCATCGGTCGCCCCGCGGTGCCGTGGGGCTCGCCGTCGTCACTCATGCCCACCGCGGCGGTGGAGCCCGGAGGCCCCGCCACGAAGGCCCAGCAGTGGTGGGTGGCGTCGGGGTGCTCGTCGCGCAGCGACTGCACGAAGTGGTGGGCGGCCTCGGCATCGGGCGCATGGGCCAGAACGGTGAGGAAGCGACTGCGCTGGATCACCTCGGTCACCCGCACCGGCCGCGCCGGGATCGGATAGCCCCCCGCCGACGAACCCACCCGCTCAGCGACCGCCCGAGGGCCCGGCCATGCGATCGAGGAACTGGCGCTCGGTGGGCGTCAGCCCCCGGGGCCCGAGCAGCTTCGCCTTCTCGAGCAGGTGGCTCACCTCCTCGCGGTTCAGCTCGTGCAGCCCGTCCAACCGGATCGTCCCCCAGCGGGCGAGCTGCGCCCGGTCGGAGAGGCCGGCGGAGGGTTCGGCCGCCTGCTCCATGCGACGCTTGAAGTCGCGCTGCGCGCTGCCGCGACGGAAGTCGCGCCACTTGAGATAGGCGAAGGCGAACGCGAGTCCCCCGAGATGCGCGAAGTGCGCGGTGTTCCCACCCGAGCCCCCGAAGCCCATGTAGACGCTCGCACCCACCATGATCGAGACGAGGATCCACGCCTCCACCGGCAGCACACCCCAGATGTAGATGCGCTCGCGGGGCCAGATCATGGCGAAACCGAGCAGAATCCCGTAGATCGCACCCGAGGCGCCGACCACGGCGGCCCCCGGCTCGAAGAGAAACGAGAAGGCGGCGCCGCCGAATCCGGCCAGAAAGTACAGCTTCAGGAAGTCGGGGCCGCCCAGTCGCTGCTCGAGACGCGGCCCGAAGAAGAACAGCCCGATCATGTTGAACAGCAGGTGCGACCAACCGCCGTGCAGGAACATGTACGAGATGCCGGTCCACGGACGCTGCCACAGCAGCTCGGGAATGAGCACGAAGTCGCGGTACAGGTACGGCAGGAAATACGCGCTCAGTACGAAGATCGCGACATTGGCGATCAGGAGTCGCCGCACCCAGGGGGTCAACATCGACATCATGGTCCGATCCACCGCCACCGCGTCGTCGGGAAGGTCGCGCCGAGAGGCGCCGGCCCTCTCGGGGCCTGCGCGGAAGATCGATCCGGTGGCGGAGGTCGAGCAACCCTGAAGCCACGCCTGCCCCTAACGCACCATCCTCGTCGGGCCGATACTCCGGGCCGCAGCCTGTCCACTTCGTGAAGCCCACCATGTCCCGACCTCGCTCGCCCCGGTCGCTCGCACCGGAGCTGCTCCCACAGCTGGTCGAACAGACGCCTGCGCTGGTTCTCGTGACCGACCGGCGCGGGCGAATCGTGTTCGTGAACCGCGGGTTCACGCACATGACCGGCTATACCGAGAGCGAGGCCCTCGGGCGCACCCCGAGCATGCTCAAGTCGGGACTCCGCGACGACGCGGTCTACGCCGATCTGTGGCGCACCGTACTGGACGGCCGCAGCTGGAATCGCCTGCTGCCCAATCGTCGCAAGGACGGCAGCGTCTACTGGCAGGAAACCAGCGTCTTCCCGCTCGAGGGCACCGAGGGCGACGGCCTTCACCTGGCCGCCGTGGGTCGCGACGTGTCGGACCGCGTCGCGATGACCGAAGAACTGGCGGCCGCCCGCGATGCCGCCGAGGCCGCGGCTCGGGTGAAGTCGATGTTCCTGATGAACATGAGTCACGAACTGCGCACGCCGCTCAACGCGGTGCTCGGCATGGCCGAACTGCTCGTCGACAGCGAGCTCGACCTCCGGCAGCGCACCCAGCTCGGGGTGCTGCGCAACGCGGCAGAGTCGCTGCTCGGCCTGGTCACCGACATCATGGATCTCGCCGACCTCGACGCCGGTGGCATCGTGCTCGACGACGGGCCGGTGGAACTGCGGACACTCCTGGAGTCGGCGGGCGCGGTGATCGCGCCCCTGGCGCACGACCGTCGCCTCGAGGTGCTGGTGTCGCTCCACCCCCGCGTGGACCGGGTGTGGCGCGGCGACGCCGGTCGGATCCAGCAGGCCTTGATGAACCTGCTCAGCAACGCGGTGAAGTTCACCGACGAAGGCGAGGTGGAGGTGCGGGCCGAGCCCCGCCCGGAGGGTGGCGGGGTGCGGATCTCCGTCCGCGACACCGGCATCGGCATCGCTCCCGACCACCTCGAACGCGCCTTCGAGCGCTTCTCGCAGGTGGACGGGTCCACGACCCGTCGACACGAGGGCAGCGGCCTCGGGCTCACCCTGGCCCGCGAGCTGTGCATCCTCATGGGCGGACGGCTGGAGGTGACGAGCCGCGTGGCCCACGGCAGCACCTTCACGATGGACCTGCCCCTCGCGGAGCAGCGCGGCGCGTGGTCGGTGGTCGACCCCGTACTCCGCGGACTCCGGATCCTGGTGGTGGACGATCACGCCGGGCACCGCGCGATCCTGTCGGAGCTTCTGCGGGAGGCGGGCGCCGAGACCGCCGAGCTGGACCGGCTCGACGAGCTGGCGGCGAGAGCCGGCTCGGGTTCGCTGGCCTCCTGGGACGCGCTGGTGGTCGACGACACCTGGCGCGAGGGCGACCTGCACGGCACGCTGCTGGCCGTCGGTCGCGGAGCGCCCGACCTCGGCGTCGTTCTGCTGACCCGCGTCCAGGACGAGGAGCGCATGCTCACCGGCATTCACGCCCGGGTCACCCAACCGGCCTCGCGGGAGCGTCTCGTGGCCGCGGTGCGGGGAGCCCACGGTGCGGCCGGCTGTCGACCGCGCCCCCGGCTCGGCGAGAAGCGTCCCGGGCACGATCCCCACCACGTGCTGATCGTGGACGACAACGCGGTCACCCGGCTGCTGCTTCAGGCGATGCTGAGCAAGCAGGGGTGCGTGGTGGAGGAGGCGATGGGGGGCGCGGAGGCGCTGGCACGCCTGAACAATTCCGCCCCTCCGGACGCGATCCTGGTCGGACTCGACCTGCAGCGCGCCGAAGGGGCGGAGAGCGTCCGAGCGATGCGCGCCATGGACGGAGAACGGGGGGCTGCGACCCTGCCGATCGTGGCCTATTCGGCGGCCGACACGGCGGAGGCGCGCTCGGCGGCCGCGGAAGCGGGCTGCGACGGCCTCGTGACGACGCCCTTCAGGAAGGAGGAACTGCTCGCCGTGCTCCGAGCGGCCGCGGCCAAATGGGAGGCGGCCCGGAGCGCCTGACCGCCGAGGTCAGTCCTCCCAGTCCTCGTCCTCGTCGTCCCAGTCCTCGTCGTCGTCCTCTTCGTCGTCCCAATCCTCGTCGTCCTCGTCGTCCCACTCCTCGTCCTCGTCGAGGTCCTCGTCCGCGTCGTCGTCGTCGTCGGACCAGGCCTTCTCCTCCCAGTCCTCGTCGTCGAGGGCGAAGATCTCGACCAGGGGGTCGGGACGATCGAGGGTGGCTACCAGCGCCGGGGCGTTCATGGGTACGAGGTCTCCGTGAGTTCGGGATCCGGTGGAAGGAGTCCACAGCGGTTGGCGCGAAGGTAATCCGAGCGCGAACGCTGTCAAGCGGTTCGGATCAGCCCTCTGCGTCCCCTCCCTCGCCCCCGGTCAGCGCCGCCTCGAGCAGGATCGGGCCGGCCAGGATGTTGCCGATGATCACGGCCATTCCGAGCGCCACCACCCCCGCCCCGATCACGGGAAAACTCTGCTCGATCAGCAGCACCAGCCCGAGCGTCACCCCGCCCTGACTGATCAGCCCCCGCCAGCTCCTCGTCCGGATCCGCGCCGACGCCCCCGCCAGCCGGGCGCCCTGCACCGCGCCGATCCAGGTGAACAGCGCGCGCGCGAGCAGGAGGATGAGCGCGGGGAGCCAGAAGCGGGCGACGGCCCCGAGGTCGAGGCTCGCGCCGGCCACGGCGAAGAAGAAGGCGAAGATCACCACCGACACCTTCTCGATTCCGCGGATCATCCGGTCGCCGGCGGGCGAGAGATTCTCGATCGCGAAGCCCGCGGCCACCCCCGTCAGCAGCAGCTCGACGTGCAGCCGGTCGGCGACGACCACCAGCAGGTAGGCGAAGAGGAAGGTGGCGAAGGGGGGGCGAGGCCGGCCGTCGCCGCCCTGCAGGTAGAGCGAAAACACCCAGCCCAGCGCCGCCCCCACCACGAGCGCCCCACCCACTTCGCGACCCAGATCCACCAGCGCGTGCGCCGACAGCGCGCGCGCCGGGTCGATCAGCGGGCCGACCAGCGCGAGGGTGAGGGTGAAGAGCACGATCACCACCACGTCCTTCACGATGGTGATGCCGAGAACCGCGTCGGTCAGCGGCCCCTTGGCCCCGGTCTCCTCGATCACGGCCACCGTCAGATCGGGCGAGGAGTTGGCCGCCCAGATACCCAGCAACAGGGCCACTCCGACGGCGGCCGCGAAGGGCACGTCGGCGAGGAAGGGCAGGAGAGGTCGCAGGGCGAGCACGGTGCCGGCCACCCCCACCCACACCACTCCCGTCACCAGCAGGGTGGTGAGGGCGATGGTGCGCGCCTGCGGCCGGAGGGCGGCGATCTTGAGTTCGCCCCCCGCCAGCAGGGCGATCAGGGCCAGCGCGAATCGGTCGATCAGTCGCAGGTCGACCACCGCTTCCGCGGACACCACTCCCAGCATCGAGGGGCCCGCCACCACGCCCACCAGCAGGAACCCCGTCAATCGAGGCAGTCCCGCGCGCACCGCGAGAGAACCGGCCACACTGGCCGCGAGCAGCACGAACCCGGTGAGGATCGTGAGCCGCCCCCCCTCGTACGCGTCCGGGCTGGCCCAGAGGGCGAGTGCCGTGACCCCGAAGACGAGCGCGAGGGTGAGGCCGAGGTCGGACAATCGCCGCGCCGCGCCGCGCGGATCGGGTATGGTGTTGGAGCTTCCGGTCATGCGGTACCATACCATGGGCCGTGCCTCCGCCCCACCCTCGCCCCCGCACCGATCGCACCGTGCCGCCATCCGCCCCCCGACGTCGTTGCGGCGAGTTCGCCGAGAGCGTGCACCGCTGGGTGCGGCGCATTCCCTCAGGCTCGGTGGCCAGCTACGGAGATGTGGCCGCGCTGGCCGGGTCTCCGCGAGCCGCACGGGGTGTGGGCGCGGTACTCAACGGTCTCGACCCCGACAGCGACGTGCCCTGGTGGCGGGTGGTGAACCGGCGCGGCCGCCTGTCGATCCCGGCCGAGCTGGGCCGGCGGGCGCTCCAGCGGCGCCTCCTGCTCGACGAGGGTGTGGCCTTCGTCGACGAGGAGTCGGTGGACCTGCAGCGGCACCAATGGGCGGGGCCATGAGCCCGCCCCGCGTGTCCCTGCCCTGGCGCGCGACCCTCGCCCTGCTCGACCGGCTCCCCCAGGGGCTGCTGAGCCGAGCCGCCGGAGCGCTCGCCGACATTCCGCTGCCGGGCCCGCTGCGGCGCCCCGTGCTGAGCACCTTCGCCCGCTCGGTCGGCATCGACGTCTCCGAGGCCGCGCGCCCCCTGGGCGACTACGGGAGCGTGAACGAGTTCTTCGTTCGGAGGCTCCGCGCCGGCGCCCGCGACTTCCCGACCGAGGCGACGGTGCTGGCCTCGCCCGTGGACGGGGTGGTGGGCCAGGCGGGACGGGTGTCGGAGGGCCGCGCCCTGCAGGCGAAGGGCCGCGACTACGCGGTGGCCGACCTGCTGCTCGACCCCGAGCGCGCGACCGCCTGGAGCGACGGGAGCTTTCTCACCATCTACCTGTCGCCGCGTCACTACCACCGCATCCACACCCCGCTGCCCGGCCGGATCGTCGAGGCCCGCCACCTTCCCGGACGGCTCTTCCCGGTCAACCGGCCGGCGGTGGCGGGCGTCGATCGGCTCTTCGCGATCAACGAGCGACTGGTGGCCCATCTCGACACCGAGGTCGGCCCGGTGGCGGTGGTGGCGGTCGGGGCCTACAACGTGGGCCGGATCTCGGCGGCCTTCGACCCGGCGTGGAGCGGCGGAGCGGGCACGTCGGTCACCAACCGCGGCACCCCGCCGCCGCCGCTGCGACGCTACGATCCCGGCATCGAGGTTGCAGCGGGTGAAGAGATCATGGCGTTTCACCTGGGGTCGACCGTAGTCCTTCTGCTGCCTCCCGGGCTTCACATCCGGCCCGAGGTGAGAGAGGGACTCGAAGTGAAGGCGGGGTCGCCACTCGCGGGCGCGGCTCCCCACGACCATAATTCGTAGGTTTTCTTAAACTTCACTCCGTACGGGCACCGTGACCGCAACCAACCCGCTCCTTCAAGAGGGCCCCGCGATCCCCTTCCATCGGATCCGCGGAGAGCACGTCGAACCCGGAGTCCGTGAGATTCTTCGGGTGGGCCGAGAGCGACTCGAGCAGCTGGCCACCGACCCCGCTCCCCCCACCTTCGACAACACCCTCGGAGCCCTCGACGACCTCACCCGCTGGGTGGCGGAGCGGCTCACCCCGGCGTCGCATCTGCTCTCGGTGGCGGAGACCCCCGAACTCCGCAGCGCCTACAACGAGGTGCTGCCCGAGATCTCGCAGTTCTGGACGCGGCTGACGCTGCACGAGGGGCTGTGGGCCCGACTCCGCGCCTTCGAGGCCACCGACGAGGCAACGCGGCTCACCGGGCTCGCCCGTCGCCACCTCGAGAAGACGATGCTGGAGTTCCGGCGGTCGGGTGCCGATCTGCCGCCCGACCGACGCGCCCGTCTGGAGGAGATCCAGGTCGCCCTCTCCACCCTGCAGCAGCGGTTCGGCGAGCACGTGCTCGACGCCACGGCCGCGTGGGAGTACCGGGTGGACGACGAGAGCCGCCTCGACGGGGTGCCCGCCGCGGCCAGGCGCCGCTTCCGGGCCGCCGCGAAGGCCGCCGGTCACGACGGATGGCTGCTCACCCTCGACTACCCCTCGGTGGAGCCCATCCTCAAGTACGCCCGCGACCGGGAGCTCCGCCGCACCGTGTTCGAGGCCTACACCACCCGCTGCCGAGCCGGGGAGTACGACAACCGGCCCCTGGTGGTCGACATCCTCAACCTCCGCACCGAGCTCGCCGGACTGCTCGGGTACCGGGGCTTCCCCGACTACGTGCTCGAAGACCGCATGGCGCGCGACGAGGCCCGGGCCCGGGGGTTCACGACCGAGCTGACGGATCGCGCCCGGCCCTACTGGCAGCGAGATGCCGCCCGCCTGCGCGAGCACGCGGCCACCCTCGGACTCGACCCGCTGCAGCCCTGGGACGTCTCGTTCGTGAGCGAGCATCTCCGCCGCACCGAGTACGACCTCGACGACGAGGCGCTGCGCCCCTGGTTCCCCCTCGACCGGGTCGAGTCGGGGCTGTGGGAGCTCGCCCGCCGGGTCTTCGGGCTGACGGTCGAAGAGCGGGAGGTGGACGAGGTGTGGCACCCCGACGTGCGGCACTACGACATCCGGGCGGACGACGGCGTCCTGCTCGGCTCCTTCTACACGGACTGGTTTCCGCGGAAGGAGAAGCGTCAGGGCGCCTGGATGAACGACTTCCGCTCGGGGGGCCCGCGCCCAGACGGCGGCTTCGATCCGCACCTCGGCGTGATCTGCGGCAACTTCACGCCCCCCGAGGGCGACCGCCCCGCGCTGCTCACTCACCGCGAGGTGGAGACGCTCTTCCACGAGTTCGGTCACCTGCTGCACCACACCACCTCGCGGGTGCCGATCCGGTCGCGCGGCGGTCTCAACGTGGCGTGGGACTGGGTCGAGCTGCCGAGCCAGATCATGGAGAACTGGACCTGGGAGCGGGAGGCGCTCGACCTCTTCGCCCGCCACCACGAGACGGGCGAGCCCCTGCCCGACGAACTCTTCGACCGCATGGTGCGGGCGCGGCGCTTCATGGGCGGGTGGCAGATGATGCGTCAGCTCTCGTTCGGCACCGTCGACCTCGAGCTGCACGGCCCCTGGGCCCGCGACCTGAACGGCACCGGCCCGGACGAGCTGATGGCGCGGGTGGAGGAGCGCTTCCGCGATTTCTCGCCCGCTCCCCACTTCGCCCGGTACCACATTCTCACCTCCTTCACCCACCTGTTCAGCGGAGGCTACGCGGCGGGGTACTACAGCTACCTGTGGTCGGAGGTGCTGGAGGCCGATGCCTTCTCACGGTTCCGCAACGAGGGCATCTTCAATCGGGAGACGGGACGCGACTACATGGAGTCGATTCTGAGCCGCGGAGACAGCGACGACCCCGAAGCCCTGTTCCGCTCGTTCCTCGGCCGCGATCCCGACCCCCAGGCCCTTCTCGACCGAAATCTCGGACCCGTTCCGTCGTAGATTCGGTCGAACCCACACCAGGAGTCCCCAGCGTGTTCGCAGCTCTGCGCCCCATCCGACCCCTCGCCCTGATCGCCGCGATCGGCCTCGCCGCCTGCGCCGAGGAGCAGGGTGCGTACGGCGACGCCTCGTCGATCGTGACCGCCGTTCCAACTGCGGTATGGGAGCAGCTCGAGGACTCCGTGTACGGCGCCCTCGAGCCCACGATCTACACGGTGCGCGACGAGAAGACGTTCACCGTCACCCATGTGGATCCGAACGACGGAGCCACCTGGGGCGACCTCATGCGCTTCCGTCAGCTGCTGGTCGTGGGACCGGCCGACGCGTCGTGGATCGAGCCGGTGCTGCGCAAGGCGCGCGACGAGGACCGCGGCAATGCGGTGGTGCAGGCCTTCGACGTGTGGGCGCGCGGCCAGACGGTCACCGCCGTCGTCACCGACGCCGCCGACGTGGCGGGCGGATTCCTGGCCTCGCTCGATGAGCTGCACGCCCTCTACGACCGCCAGTTCCGGCAGCTCGCCGAGGCCCGCATGTTCGTGTCGGGGCCGGACTCGGCGCTGGTCGACACCCTGATGAACCGGGCCGGCTTCTCGCTGATGCTGCCCACCGTGTACACCTGGGACGCCCGCGATTCGGTCTACATCTTCCGCAACGACAATCCGGATCCCTCCGAGCTGATCCGGCAGGTGGCGGTGACCTGGGCGAGCCCCATTCCGCAGGGCATGGAAGGGGAGGATTTCCTGGCTTGGCGCCAGGAGATCGCCGACGCCTACTACAGCGACGAGCAGGTGGCGGTACTCGACAACCTGCAGGGAGGTCGCTTCGATCACGAGGGCCTCGACGCCTATCAGATCCAGGCGGTCTGGCAGAGCCCGCCCGGCGCCTGGCCGGCGGGCGGTCCCTTCGTACTGCGCGCCGTGGCCTGCCCCGCCCAGGATCGCATGTACCTGCTCGACGGCTGGCTCTACGCGCCCGGCAAGGAGAAGTACGAGTTCATGATCCAGCTGGAACGGATCCTCGACTCCTTTCAGTGCGCCACCTGACGCCGGACGCTCACAGACCGCCGTCGAAGGTGTCGCAGCTCTGCGGATCGCCGGTCTGGAGCCCGCGGCGCAGCCACTCCTGACGCTGGGCCGAACTCCCGTGCGTGAAGGCTTCGGGCACCACCTCGCGTCCGGCCCGGCGCAGTAGACGGTCGTCGCCGATGGCCGCGGCCGCCGCGAGGCCCTCGTCCACATCACCCGGCTCGAGCATGCGGCTGCGCTGGTTGGCGTGTGCCGCCCACACCCCCGCGTAGCAGTCGGCCTGGAGTTCGAGACGCACGGAGAGCGCATTCGCGTCGGCCTGTGAGCTGCGCTGCTGGAGGGTGCGCACCCGGTCGGAGGTGCCGAGCAGGTTCTGCACGTGGTGCCCCACCTCGTGGCCGATGACGTAGGCGGCGGCGAAGTCGCCGGCCCCGCCCATGCCCGCCAGATCGTCGAAGAAGGTGAGGTCGAGATAGACCTCCTGATTGGGCGGGCAGTAGAAGGGCCCCATGGCCGCCGACCCCATGCCGCAGGCGCCGGCCGACGTGCGTCCGGAGAAGAGGATCAGCCGCGGCTCGCGGTAGCTCTGGCCGGAGCCGGCGAAGATCTCGCCCCAGACGTCCTCCGTGGAGGCGAGCACCGCCGAGGTGAAGTCGGCCGCTTCGGCCTGCTCCGCCGGC contains the following coding sequences:
- a CDS encoding rhomboid family intramembrane serine protease, with protein sequence MMSMLTPWVRRLLIANVAIFVLSAYFLPYLYRDFVLIPELLWQRPWTGISYMFLHGGWSHLLFNMIGLFFFGPRLEQRLGGPDFLKLYFLAGFGGAAFSFLFEPGAAVVGASGAIYGILLGFAMIWPRERIYIWGVLPVEAWILVSIMVGASVYMGFGGSGGNTAHFAHLGGLAFAFAYLKWRDFRRGSAQRDFKRRMEQAAEPSAGLSDRAQLARWGTIRLDGLHELNREEVSHLLEKAKLLGPRGLTPTERQFLDRMAGPSGGR
- a CDS encoding cation:proton antiporter, encoding MVWYRMTGSSNTIPDPRGAARRLSDLGLTLALVFGVTALALWASPDAYEGGRLTILTGFVLLAASVAGSLAVRAGLPRLTGFLLVGVVAGPSMLGVVSAEAVVDLRLIDRFALALIALLAGGELKIAALRPQARTIALTTLLVTGVVWVGVAGTVLALRPLLPFLADVPFAAAVGVALLLGIWAANSSPDLTVAVIEETGAKGPLTDAVLGITIVKDVVVIVLFTLTLALVGPLIDPARALSAHALVDLGREVGGALVVGAALGWVFSLYLQGGDGRPRPPFATFLFAYLLVVVADRLHVELLLTGVAAGFAIENLSPAGDRMIRGIEKVSVVIFAFFFAVAGASLDLGAVARFWLPALILLLARALFTWIGAVQGARLAGASARIRTRSWRGLISQGGVTLGLVLLIEQSFPVIGAGVVALGMAVIIGNILAGPILLEAALTGGEGGDAEG
- a CDS encoding neutral zinc metallopeptidase, translated to MRWKSGRRSSNIEDRRGRKAAAGGGLGLVVVALVVLLLGGDPRALLQMMGSGSGATGAPAGPPPAEQAEAADFTSAVLASTEDVWGEIFAGSGQSYREPRLILFSGRTSAGACGMGSAAMGPFYCPPNQEVYLDLTFFDDLAGMGGAGDFAAAYVIGHEVGHHVQNLLGTSDRVRTLQQRSSQADANALSVRLELQADCYAGVWAAHANQRSRMLEPGDVDEGLAAAAAIGDDRLLRRAGREVVPEAFTHGSSAQRQEWLRRGLQTGDPQSCDTFDGGL
- a CDS encoding MGMT family protein → MPPSAPRRRCGEFAESVHRWVRRIPSGSVASYGDVAALAGSPRAARGVGAVLNGLDPDSDVPWWRVVNRRGRLSIPAELGRRALQRRLLLDEGVAFVDEESVDLQRHQWAGP
- the asd gene encoding archaetidylserine decarboxylase (Phosphatidylserine decarboxylase is synthesized as a single chain precursor. Generation of the pyruvoyl active site from a Ser is coupled to cleavage of a Gly-Ser bond between the larger (beta) and smaller (alpha chains). It is an integral membrane protein.), giving the protein MSPPRVSLPWRATLALLDRLPQGLLSRAAGALADIPLPGPLRRPVLSTFARSVGIDVSEAARPLGDYGSVNEFFVRRLRAGARDFPTEATVLASPVDGVVGQAGRVSEGRALQAKGRDYAVADLLLDPERATAWSDGSFLTIYLSPRHYHRIHTPLPGRIVEARHLPGRLFPVNRPAVAGVDRLFAINERLVAHLDTEVGPVAVVAVGAYNVGRISAAFDPAWSGGAGTSVTNRGTPPPPLRRYDPGIEVAAGEEIMAFHLGSTVVLLLPPGLHIRPEVREGLEVKAGSPLAGAAPHDHNS
- a CDS encoding ATP-binding protein is translated as MSRPRSPRSLAPELLPQLVEQTPALVLVTDRRGRIVFVNRGFTHMTGYTESEALGRTPSMLKSGLRDDAVYADLWRTVLDGRSWNRLLPNRRKDGSVYWQETSVFPLEGTEGDGLHLAAVGRDVSDRVAMTEELAAARDAAEAAARVKSMFLMNMSHELRTPLNAVLGMAELLVDSELDLRQRTQLGVLRNAAESLLGLVTDIMDLADLDAGGIVLDDGPVELRTLLESAGAVIAPLAHDRRLEVLVSLHPRVDRVWRGDAGRIQQALMNLLSNAVKFTDEGEVEVRAEPRPEGGGVRISVRDTGIGIAPDHLERAFERFSQVDGSTTRRHEGSGLGLTLARELCILMGGRLEVTSRVAHGSTFTMDLPLAEQRGAWSVVDPVLRGLRILVVDDHAGHRAILSELLREAGAETAELDRLDELAARAGSGSLASWDALVVDDTWREGDLHGTLLAVGRGAPDLGVVLLTRVQDEERMLTGIHARVTQPASRERLVAAVRGAHGAAGCRPRPRLGEKRPGHDPHHVLIVDDNAVTRLLLQAMLSKQGCVVEEAMGGAEALARLNNSAPPDAILVGLDLQRAEGAESVRAMRAMDGERGAATLPIVAYSAADTAEARSAAAEAGCDGLVTTPFRKEELLAVLRAAAAKWEAARSA
- a CDS encoding amidohydrolase family protein, giving the protein MPRSDLLRRPWRLLCSFAVAALAAACSDEPEPLPRFDLILEGGTVVDGSGAPGRVADIGIVDRHISHVGDLALAEADERLDVTGGTVVPGFIDMRSSAALDADDGRDARHLLHQGITTAVLGTDGLGRHDVARQLEGWAAAGIGVNALAFAGHARIRGAVLGDEDRAPTPAEVDSMRTLMRRAMEEGALGLSTDLFRPPGSRAALDEVVELALAAGEWPGAIYDARHGAADDALEGVEFEATVEQAIRIGEESGLRVIFSHFEPWGRAETGIRTIEAARLRGVEVAAAWAGYGPRPGEGLPPDDDELVALPWIMTATDGDGHGAFPRKMRLFALDGAEVSVPFAVRSMSGLAADFLRLPDRGYIRPGMWADIAVLDLDRYRSTATNDDPREYATGVNHLLVNGAFAIRDGDYLDGTLGMPLRRDGSPVSRD
- a CDS encoding DUF4837 family protein produces the protein MFAALRPIRPLALIAAIGLAACAEEQGAYGDASSIVTAVPTAVWEQLEDSVYGALEPTIYTVRDEKTFTVTHVDPNDGATWGDLMRFRQLLVVGPADASWIEPVLRKARDEDRGNAVVQAFDVWARGQTVTAVVTDAADVAGGFLASLDELHALYDRQFRQLAEARMFVSGPDSALVDTLMNRAGFSLMLPTVYTWDARDSVYIFRNDNPDPSELIRQVAVTWASPIPQGMEGEDFLAWRQEIADAYYSDEQVAVLDNLQGGRFDHEGLDAYQIQAVWQSPPGAWPAGGPFVLRAVACPAQDRMYLLDGWLYAPGKEKYEFMIQLERILDSFQCAT
- a CDS encoding M3 family metallopeptidase, which translates into the protein MGRERLEQLATDPAPPTFDNTLGALDDLTRWVAERLTPASHLLSVAETPELRSAYNEVLPEISQFWTRLTLHEGLWARLRAFEATDEATRLTGLARRHLEKTMLEFRRSGADLPPDRRARLEEIQVALSTLQQRFGEHVLDATAAWEYRVDDESRLDGVPAAARRRFRAAAKAAGHDGWLLTLDYPSVEPILKYARDRELRRTVFEAYTTRCRAGEYDNRPLVVDILNLRTELAGLLGYRGFPDYVLEDRMARDEARARGFTTELTDRARPYWQRDAARLREHAATLGLDPLQPWDVSFVSEHLRRTEYDLDDEALRPWFPLDRVESGLWELARRVFGLTVEEREVDEVWHPDVRHYDIRADDGVLLGSFYTDWFPRKEKRQGAWMNDFRSGGPRPDGGFDPHLGVICGNFTPPEGDRPALLTHREVETLFHEFGHLLHHTTSRVPIRSRGGLNVAWDWVELPSQIMENWTWEREALDLFARHHETGEPLPDELFDRMVRARRFMGGWQMMRQLSFGTVDLELHGPWARDLNGTGPDELMARVEERFRDFSPAPHFARYHILTSFTHLFSGGYAAGYYSYLWSEVLEADAFSRFRNEGIFNRETGRDYMESILSRGDSDDPEALFRSFLGRDPDPQALLDRNLGPVPS
- a CDS encoding YigZ family protein, with product MGSSAGGYPIPARPVRVTEVIQRSRFLTVLAHAPDAEAAHHFVQSLRDEHPDATHHCWAFVAGPPGSTAAVGMSDDGEPHGTAGRPMLTTLLHSGVGEIAAVSVRWYGGTKLGTGGLSRAYSGGVKAALAELEVESKIERARVEIVVGYAHVDALQRLLDAMDGVQVEERYGGEVRYVVDLPEIRFAAFERALADLTQGAGRLRRV